A section of the Verrucomicrobium sp. GAS474 genome encodes:
- a CDS encoding circularly permuted type 2 ATP-grasp protein, translating into MSSLLFESYRATEEARDEWKGGVPGVEQAYGHIENVLSNRSPAEIERLTRRAHEFMREHGITFNVYNDKTSTERILPFDLFPLTIPANEWGQLQAGISQRIRAWNLFLRDLYGPQEILRAGVLPYEIIYSDPRYLRECVGVKVIKDIYIHVAAVDLFRNSLGQWLVFEDHLSNATGASYALQNRRALSQLCPELLEGQNVTPLHNYGTQLLETLLSVTPTGRSNSRAVLLSPGTFNEAYYDHSTLARQMGIPLVQGGDLIVLDNHLYLKTIAGLERVEVIYRRLDSDFIDPITFRSNSILGVPGLVSCVRKGTVTIANALGADIADNRALHAYIPGIIEFYLNERMLLPSVATWVCRDVDVREQVYGNWDRHVIKEVVNRSPKSVWVGKDLDEKGREELKAKIEADPGGYIAQPLIQFSTAPTWTGSSLEPRHVGIRAFVLNNGTPLVTPCVLTRYANSADSLVISSGAGGGSKDTWILRGANREGESAAVVASLRDRDDAERMPLGSRSADSLYWIGRYTERAEGTTRLLRVIQQLRLEGEAFQDPRSWQPLWEALATATGHPTSFFKKATIQKNAALAQYVLLDEENPASTFSCLRFCRQNAYQIREALPPEVWATLNGLCLDLFQSAEQKNTPAIVERLQSLQLQDGLLTQLDELSGCVEKHMLHNEAWHFWQIGRYLERGLLTALALRQLFMKGADESRLASASNASSAGGEDYLDALLRMLAGQYAYRSFYRRRPVASHVARLLIQDGEFPRSIVFCLDSLQTSLQAVFGDKKGQARADTPLHYCHHLVSELMFADVAAYFPAPVVGEDGVERVISDSQARATARNRAKAFDEWIQNIIKRLFNLGTLVSDHYLNHQAATPIRSHLLAP; encoded by the coding sequence ATGTCCTCCCTCCTCTTTGAATCCTACCGCGCGACCGAGGAGGCGCGCGACGAGTGGAAGGGCGGCGTCCCCGGCGTCGAGCAGGCCTACGGCCACATCGAGAACGTCCTGTCGAACCGCTCCCCCGCCGAGATCGAGCGGCTGACCCGTCGCGCCCACGAGTTCATGCGGGAGCACGGCATCACCTTCAACGTCTACAACGACAAGACGAGCACTGAGCGGATCCTCCCCTTCGACCTCTTCCCCCTCACGATCCCCGCCAACGAGTGGGGGCAGCTCCAGGCCGGCATCTCCCAGCGGATCCGGGCGTGGAACCTCTTCCTCCGCGACCTCTACGGCCCGCAGGAGATCCTCCGCGCGGGCGTCCTCCCCTACGAGATCATCTACAGCGATCCCCGCTACCTCCGGGAATGCGTCGGCGTGAAGGTGATCAAGGACATCTACATCCACGTCGCCGCCGTCGACCTCTTCCGCAATTCCCTCGGCCAGTGGCTCGTCTTCGAGGACCATCTCTCCAACGCCACCGGGGCGAGCTACGCGCTGCAGAACCGCCGCGCGCTCAGCCAGCTCTGCCCGGAGCTGCTGGAGGGGCAGAACGTCACGCCGCTCCACAACTACGGGACCCAGCTCCTCGAGACGCTTCTCTCGGTCACCCCGACGGGGCGGTCGAACTCCCGCGCCGTCCTCCTCTCCCCCGGCACGTTCAACGAGGCCTATTACGACCACTCGACCCTCGCGCGGCAGATGGGCATCCCCCTCGTCCAGGGCGGCGACCTCATCGTCCTCGACAACCACCTCTACCTGAAGACGATCGCCGGGCTCGAGCGGGTCGAGGTCATCTATCGCCGCCTCGACAGCGATTTCATCGACCCGATCACCTTCCGCTCGAACAGCATCCTCGGCGTCCCCGGCCTCGTCTCGTGCGTCCGCAAGGGGACGGTGACGATCGCCAACGCGCTGGGCGCCGACATCGCCGACAACCGCGCCCTCCACGCCTACATCCCCGGCATCATCGAGTTCTACCTCAACGAGCGGATGCTCCTCCCCTCCGTCGCCACGTGGGTCTGCCGCGACGTCGACGTCCGGGAGCAGGTCTACGGGAACTGGGACCGCCACGTCATCAAGGAGGTCGTCAACCGCTCCCCGAAGAGCGTCTGGGTCGGCAAGGACCTCGACGAGAAGGGCCGCGAGGAGCTGAAGGCGAAGATCGAGGCCGATCCCGGCGGCTACATCGCCCAGCCCCTCATCCAGTTCTCGACCGCGCCGACGTGGACCGGCTCCTCGCTGGAGCCCCGGCACGTCGGCATCCGCGCCTTCGTCCTGAACAACGGGACGCCGCTCGTCACCCCCTGCGTCCTCACCCGCTACGCGAACTCGGCCGACTCCCTCGTCATCTCCTCCGGCGCGGGCGGCGGGAGCAAGGACACCTGGATCCTCCGCGGCGCGAACCGCGAGGGGGAATCGGCCGCCGTCGTCGCCTCCCTCCGGGACCGGGACGATGCCGAGCGGATGCCCCTCGGCAGCCGCTCCGCCGACAGCCTCTACTGGATCGGCCGCTACACGGAGAGGGCGGAAGGGACCACCCGGCTCCTCCGGGTCATCCAGCAGCTCCGCCTCGAGGGGGAGGCCTTCCAGGACCCCCGTTCCTGGCAACCCTTGTGGGAGGCCCTCGCCACCGCCACGGGCCATCCGACGAGCTTCTTCAAGAAGGCGACGATCCAGAAGAACGCCGCCCTCGCCCAATACGTCCTCCTCGACGAGGAGAATCCGGCCTCGACCTTTTCCTGTCTCCGGTTCTGCCGCCAGAACGCCTACCAGATCCGCGAGGCGCTGCCGCCCGAGGTCTGGGCGACGCTCAACGGCCTCTGCCTCGACCTCTTCCAGTCGGCGGAGCAGAAGAACACCCCGGCCATCGTCGAGCGGCTCCAGTCCCTCCAGCTCCAGGACGGCCTGCTGACCCAGCTCGACGAGCTCAGCGGCTGCGTCGAGAAGCACATGCTCCACAACGAGGCGTGGCATTTCTGGCAGATCGGCCGCTACCTGGAGCGGGGCCTCCTCACCGCCCTCGCCCTGCGCCAGCTCTTCATGAAGGGGGCCGACGAATCGCGCCTCGCCTCCGCTTCGAACGCCTCGTCGGCGGGCGGCGAGGATTACCTCGACGCCCTCCTCCGCATGCTGGCCGGGCAGTACGCCTACCGGAGCTTCTACCGCCGCCGCCCCGTCGCCTCCCACGTGGCCCGGCTCCTCATCCAGGACGGGGAATTCCCCCGCTCCATTGTCTTCTGCCTCGATTCCCTCCAGACCTCCCTCCAGGCCGTCTTCGGGGACAAGAAGGGCCAGGCCCGCGCCGACACGCCCCTCCATTACTGCCACCACCTCGTCAGCGAGCTGATGTTCGCCGATGTCGCCGCCTACTTCCCGGCCCCCGTCGTCGGCGAGGACGGCGTCGAGCGGGTCATCTCCGATTCCCAGGCCCGGGCCACCGCCCGGAACCGCGCGAAGGCCTTCGACGAGTGGATCCAGAACATCATCAAGCGGCTCTTCAACCTCGGCACCCTCGTCTCCGACCACTACCTGAACCACCAGGCGGCGACCCCGATCCGCTCCCACCTGCTGGCGCCCTAG
- a CDS encoding chemotaxis protein CheW, with protein MKLFGNRQNENSFGSAPSSSLAGKYLVFELAGEFYGILLQKIQEIALVENIITVGPMPSYALGILEVRGNFLPVIDLRRRLNVREKKNDHRSSVLIAHITPPDGRTLAAGFLIDGIDDVLILPHETILETPYTLRNGLPGEFAGISRIGEGREKKTITLINVNALLTRKDINTLLS; from the coding sequence ATGAAACTCTTTGGAAATCGTCAGAACGAAAATTCCTTCGGCTCGGCACCCTCCTCCTCCCTCGCCGGAAAATATCTGGTCTTCGAGCTCGCCGGGGAGTTCTACGGCATCCTCCTCCAGAAGATCCAGGAGATCGCCCTCGTCGAGAACATCATCACCGTCGGGCCGATGCCCTCCTACGCCCTCGGCATCCTCGAGGTCCGCGGGAATTTCCTCCCCGTCATCGACCTCCGCCGCCGCCTCAACGTCCGGGAAAAGAAGAACGACCACCGCAGCTCGGTCCTCATCGCCCACATCACCCCCCCCGACGGGCGGACCCTCGCGGCGGGCTTCCTGATCGACGGGATCGACGATGTCCTCATCCTCCCCCACGAGACGATCCTCGAGACCCCCTACACCCTGCGGAACGGCCTGCCGGGGGAATTCGCCGGCATCTCCCGCATCGGCGAAGGCCGGGAGAAGAAGACGATCACGTTGATCAACGTGAATGCGCTTCTCACGCGGAAGGACATCAATACGTTGCTGAGCTGA
- a CDS encoding lactate utilization protein has product MSLPPSDKDAVLARVREALRLPARIPHVEGSVSDTIPLLPSKREVTRWLPAVGPTFEERFALFAAQAAALKAEVIRVATPDDVPLCLAQLAKDEGWETSKPGAIAAHPGLHSQAVVEKAGFIPFLVVSGYDKAALEGCVAGVTACEALVAQTGSVLVTSKESGGRALTVLPPHHVVVATAAQLVPDLPAAFERLREVHGKALPSMISFITGPSRTGDIERILVLGAHGPKRLTILFVG; this is encoded by the coding sequence ATGAGCCTCCCTCCCTCCGATAAGGACGCCGTCCTCGCCCGCGTCCGCGAGGCCCTCCGCCTCCCGGCCCGCATCCCCCACGTCGAGGGATCGGTCTCCGACACCATTCCGCTCCTCCCCTCGAAGAGGGAAGTGACCCGCTGGCTCCCCGCCGTGGGACCGACCTTCGAGGAGCGGTTCGCCCTCTTCGCGGCGCAGGCCGCGGCGTTGAAGGCCGAGGTGATCCGGGTCGCCACGCCCGACGACGTTCCCCTCTGCCTCGCCCAGCTGGCGAAGGACGAGGGATGGGAGACGTCGAAGCCCGGGGCGATTGCGGCCCATCCCGGCCTCCATTCCCAGGCCGTCGTCGAGAAGGCGGGCTTCATCCCCTTCCTCGTCGTTTCCGGCTACGACAAGGCGGCGCTGGAGGGATGCGTGGCGGGCGTCACGGCGTGCGAGGCCCTCGTCGCGCAGACGGGATCGGTCCTGGTGACGTCGAAAGAATCGGGGGGCCGGGCCCTGACCGTCCTTCCTCCCCATCACGTCGTCGTGGCGACGGCGGCCCAGTTGGTTCCCGACCTCCCCGCCGCGTTCGAGCGGCTGCGCGAAGTCCACGGGAAAGCCCTCCCGAGCATGATCTCCTTCATCACCGGCCCGAGCCGGACCGGCGATATCGAGCGGATCCTCGTCCTCGGCGCGCATGGCCCGAAGAGGCTGACGATTCTCTTCGTCGGTTAG
- a CDS encoding LutB/LldF family L-lactate oxidation iron-sulfur protein: MTGFEKIFRHDIRETTADVPRRTFVRRALSGYFAKRYLIQDAYADWQAARSVASAVKFNAVNHLAEHLETFTKQAEARGTKVFFASNGKQARDYVSALCREKGVRSIVKAKTMTGEEIHLNEALEHEGYRVVESDLGEFIVQLRKEAPYHFVFPCMHLKREEIRETFEKSIGGITSDEPEALTMVARRVLRQEFVKADLGISGGNFLVAETGQVSITENEGNARLTCALPRIHVALVGIEKVVPRFEDLALFLPMLGTAGAGQNLTGYNTLYSGPRQPGETDGPEEFHVILLDNHRTRLLADPEQRDALHCIRCGACLNVCPIFKNIGGHAYGTTYQGPIGSVITPHLRGLQDWKHLSSASSLCGACTETCPVKIDLHHHLLRNRRNAVKEQGTWWERLLFRGFGFAASHAGLFRLGSALAVPALKVQALFSGKWFDPAALWTKSRTLPPPPSKTFQQLWAEREAQKQKERK, translated from the coding sequence ATGACCGGCTTCGAGAAAATCTTCCGGCACGACATCCGCGAGACGACCGCCGACGTCCCGCGCCGGACCTTCGTCCGCCGGGCGCTCTCCGGCTACTTCGCGAAACGCTACCTGATCCAGGACGCCTACGCCGACTGGCAGGCGGCCCGGAGCGTCGCCTCGGCGGTGAAGTTCAACGCCGTCAACCACCTCGCCGAACACCTCGAGACGTTCACGAAGCAGGCCGAGGCGCGGGGGACGAAGGTCTTCTTCGCCTCCAACGGGAAGCAGGCCCGGGACTACGTCTCGGCCCTCTGCCGCGAGAAGGGGGTCCGCTCGATCGTGAAGGCGAAGACGATGACCGGCGAGGAGATCCACCTCAACGAGGCGCTGGAACACGAGGGCTACCGCGTCGTCGAGTCCGACCTCGGCGAGTTCATCGTCCAACTCCGCAAGGAGGCTCCCTACCACTTCGTCTTCCCCTGCATGCACCTGAAGCGGGAGGAGATCCGCGAGACCTTCGAGAAATCGATCGGCGGGATCACCAGCGACGAGCCCGAGGCCCTCACGATGGTCGCCCGGCGCGTCCTGCGTCAGGAATTCGTCAAGGCCGACCTCGGCATCAGCGGCGGGAACTTCCTCGTCGCCGAGACGGGCCAGGTCTCGATCACCGAGAACGAGGGGAACGCCCGCCTCACCTGCGCCCTCCCGCGCATCCACGTCGCCCTCGTCGGGATCGAGAAGGTGGTGCCCCGGTTCGAGGATCTGGCCCTCTTCCTCCCGATGCTCGGCACCGCCGGGGCGGGGCAGAACCTCACCGGGTACAACACCCTCTACTCCGGCCCCCGCCAGCCCGGGGAGACCGACGGGCCGGAGGAATTCCACGTCATCCTCCTCGACAACCACCGGACCCGCCTCCTCGCCGACCCCGAGCAGCGCGACGCGCTCCACTGCATCCGTTGCGGGGCCTGCCTCAACGTCTGCCCGATCTTCAAGAACATCGGCGGCCACGCCTACGGGACGACCTACCAGGGGCCGATCGGCTCCGTCATCACGCCCCACCTGCGCGGCCTCCAGGACTGGAAGCACCTCTCCTCGGCCTCCTCCCTCTGCGGGGCCTGCACTGAGACCTGCCCGGTGAAGATCGACCTCCACCACCACCTCCTCCGCAACCGCCGCAACGCCGTGAAGGAACAAGGCACGTGGTGGGAGCGGCTCCTCTTCCGGGGCTTCGGCTTCGCCGCCTCCCATGCGGGGCTCTTCCGCCTCGGCTCGGCCCTCGCCGTCCCGGCGCTGAAGGTGCAGGCGCTCTTCTCGGGGAAATGGTTCGACCCCGCCGCCCTCTGGACGAAGAGCCGGACCCTCCCGCCTCCGCCGTCGAAGACGTTCCAGCAGCTCTGGGCCGAGCGTGAGGCACAAAAACAGAAGGAGAGGAAATGA
- a CDS encoding (Fe-S)-binding protein: MKVSLFVPCFVNQLYPHAAMAAAQVIEGLGHAVAVPEGQTCCGQPAFNSGYWDEARPVGLQMLKAFRDADVVVGIGGSCSAMAKKFMPELFHGTPHEAEAVALSEKTWEFSEFLVRKLGVDDVGARFEGKVTFHDGCHGLRELDLKAPPRVLLGKVRGLELVEMKEAETCCGFGGAFAVKFAAISTAMAEVKCESILELKAEGIRGVVSNDLSCLMQITGWLEKQGKPVRGMHLAEVLASR, translated from the coding sequence ATGAAGGTCTCCCTCTTCGTTCCCTGCTTCGTCAACCAGCTCTATCCCCATGCGGCGATGGCGGCGGCGCAGGTGATCGAGGGGCTCGGCCACGCCGTCGCCGTGCCGGAGGGGCAGACCTGCTGCGGGCAGCCCGCGTTCAACTCCGGCTACTGGGACGAGGCTCGCCCCGTCGGGCTCCAGATGCTGAAGGCGTTCCGCGACGCCGACGTCGTCGTCGGCATCGGGGGCTCGTGCTCGGCGATGGCGAAGAAATTCATGCCGGAGCTCTTCCACGGCACCCCGCACGAGGCCGAGGCGGTCGCCCTCTCGGAGAAGACGTGGGAGTTCTCCGAGTTCCTCGTCCGGAAGCTCGGCGTCGACGACGTCGGCGCCCGCTTCGAGGGGAAGGTGACCTTCCACGACGGCTGCCACGGCCTCCGCGAGCTCGACCTGAAGGCCCCGCCCCGGGTCCTCCTCGGCAAGGTGCGCGGCCTCGAGCTCGTCGAGATGAAGGAGGCCGAGACCTGCTGCGGCTTCGGCGGCGCCTTCGCCGTGAAATTCGCCGCGATCTCGACCGCGATGGCCGAGGTGAAGTGCGAGTCGATCCTCGAGTTGAAGGCCGAGGGCATCCGGGGCGTTGTCTCGAACGACCTCAGCTGCCTCATGCAGATTACCGGCTGGCTCGAGAAACAGGGGAAGCCGGTCCGCGGGATGCACCTCGCCGAGGTCCTGGCTTCCCGGTAA
- a CDS encoding bifunctional rhamnulose-1-phosphate aldolase/short-chain dehydrogenase, translating to MKTYRHVSYLWDDAQASKLDPVARLVYRSNLLGTDQRITNTGGGNTSAKLIEKDPLTGEDVEVLWVKGSGGDLRTAKRENFSSLYQEKLIALQAYYNKANPKGAKTAVEDEMVALYNHTTFNLNPRPSSIDTPLHSFLPGKHVDHTHPNAVIAIAASANGAKLTQEIYGDEVIWTDWQRPGFDLGLILQEVAKKHPKAKGIVMGQHGLINWADDDKACYELSLDLIEKAAEYIAQRDKGAKTFGGEKYKALDEAPRRELLSKLLPWLRGKVSTPLRLIGTVQDDAETLRFVNSADAPRLAELGTSCPDHFLRTKIKPLYIEWNGQSEDLAALQAKLVAGIEAYRKDYAAYYERCKHANSPAIRNANPSVILIPGLGLIAWGKDKSESRVTAEFYGCAIQVMKGAEAVDKYIALPQQEAFDIEYWLLEEAKLQRMPAEKELARQVIVVIGAGSGIGKEVAHRIAKEGAHIVAVDLREEAAAATAKEITDKCGLGIGVAGTGLSNCGPAIGLAADITKRESVAKLIDQVALAYGGFDSIAVTAGIFVPPDQTGHIPDDKWALTFALNVTGSYIVADEAKKTWDIQGLRGNLVLTTSANAAVAKKGSVAYDTSKAAANHLVRELAIELSPLVRVNGVAPATVIQGSGMFPRDRVVASLAKYNIPFAEDEADASLTTKLAQFYADRTLTKAPITPADQAEAFFLLLSQRLSKTTGQVITVDGGLHEAFLR from the coding sequence ATGAAAACCTACCGCCACGTCAGCTATCTCTGGGACGACGCCCAGGCCTCGAAACTCGATCCCGTCGCCCGCCTCGTCTACCGCTCGAACCTCCTCGGCACCGACCAGCGGATCACGAACACCGGCGGCGGCAACACCTCGGCGAAGCTGATCGAGAAGGACCCGCTCACGGGCGAGGACGTCGAGGTCCTCTGGGTGAAGGGCTCCGGCGGCGACCTCCGCACGGCGAAGCGGGAGAACTTCTCCTCCCTCTACCAGGAGAAGCTGATCGCCCTCCAGGCCTATTACAACAAGGCGAACCCGAAGGGGGCCAAGACCGCCGTCGAGGACGAGATGGTCGCCCTCTACAACCACACCACTTTCAACCTCAACCCGCGCCCCTCGTCGATCGACACGCCGCTCCACTCCTTCCTCCCGGGCAAGCACGTCGACCACACCCATCCCAACGCCGTCATCGCCATCGCCGCCTCGGCGAACGGCGCGAAGCTGACGCAGGAGATCTACGGCGACGAGGTGATCTGGACCGATTGGCAGCGTCCCGGCTTCGATCTCGGCCTCATCCTCCAGGAGGTCGCCAAGAAGCACCCGAAGGCGAAGGGCATCGTCATGGGCCAGCACGGCCTCATCAACTGGGCTGACGACGACAAGGCCTGCTACGAGCTCTCCCTCGACCTCATCGAGAAGGCCGCCGAATACATCGCCCAGCGCGACAAGGGGGCGAAGACCTTCGGCGGCGAGAAGTACAAGGCGCTCGACGAGGCCCCGCGCCGCGAGCTTCTCTCCAAGCTCCTCCCGTGGCTCCGCGGCAAGGTCTCGACCCCGCTCCGCCTCATCGGGACGGTGCAGGACGACGCCGAGACGCTCCGCTTCGTGAACAGCGCCGACGCGCCCCGCCTCGCCGAGCTCGGCACCTCGTGCCCCGACCATTTCCTGCGGACCAAGATCAAGCCCCTCTACATCGAGTGGAACGGCCAGAGCGAGGACCTCGCCGCCCTCCAGGCGAAGCTCGTCGCCGGGATCGAGGCCTACCGCAAGGACTACGCCGCCTACTACGAGCGGTGCAAGCACGCGAACTCCCCGGCCATCCGCAACGCCAACCCAAGCGTCATCCTCATCCCCGGCCTCGGCCTCATCGCGTGGGGCAAGGACAAGAGCGAGTCCCGCGTCACCGCCGAGTTCTACGGCTGCGCCATCCAGGTCATGAAGGGGGCCGAGGCGGTCGACAAGTATATCGCCCTCCCGCAGCAGGAGGCCTTCGACATCGAGTATTGGCTCCTTGAGGAGGCGAAGCTCCAGCGGATGCCCGCCGAAAAGGAACTGGCCCGCCAGGTCATCGTCGTCATCGGGGCCGGGAGCGGCATCGGCAAGGAAGTGGCCCACCGCATCGCGAAGGAAGGGGCCCACATCGTCGCCGTCGACCTCCGCGAGGAGGCCGCCGCCGCGACGGCGAAGGAGATCACCGACAAGTGCGGCCTCGGCATCGGCGTCGCCGGGACCGGTCTTTCGAACTGCGGCCCGGCCATCGGCCTCGCCGCCGACATCACGAAGCGCGAGAGCGTGGCGAAGCTGATCGACCAGGTCGCCCTCGCCTACGGCGGCTTCGACAGCATCGCGGTGACGGCGGGGATCTTCGTCCCGCCCGACCAGACCGGCCACATCCCCGACGACAAGTGGGCGCTCACCTTCGCCCTCAACGTCACCGGCAGCTACATCGTCGCCGACGAGGCGAAGAAGACTTGGGACATCCAGGGCCTGCGCGGCAACCTCGTCCTCACCACCAGCGCCAACGCGGCGGTGGCGAAGAAGGGGAGCGTCGCCTACGACACCAGCAAGGCGGCGGCGAACCACCTCGTCCGCGAGCTGGCGATCGAGCTCTCCCCCCTCGTCCGGGTCAACGGCGTCGCCCCGGCGACGGTCATCCAGGGGAGCGGCATGTTCCCCCGGGACCGCGTCGTCGCCTCGCTGGCGAAGTACAACATCCCCTTCGCCGAGGACGAGGCCGACGCCTCGCTCACGACGAAGCTGGCTCAGTTCTACGCCGACCGGACGCTGACCAAGGCCCCGATCACTCCCGCCGACCAGGCGGAGGCGTTCTTCCTCCTCCTCTCCCAGCGGTTGAGCAAGACGACGGGCCAGGTCATCACCGTCGACGGCGGATTGCACGAGGCTTTCCTTCGCTAG
- a CDS encoding rhamnulokinase family protein, with amino-acid sequence MHHYLALDFGAESGRVMLGTLDGGLLRLEEVHRFPTGSLAISGTLRWDVLRFYDEVRTGLLKVAKRGLAIEGISTDSWGVDYVLVKGDEPLLTVPYHYRDVRTKEGFERAFAVVSKEEIYARTGIQFMTLNTLYQFHADVIDRPEILAQADRFILIGDYFNYLLSGRAVAEASLASTTQLYNPEKQAWDEALIGKLGIPARLFPEVVPSATVLGPLLSGIVPEGSTGFDATQIIATCSHDTAAAVAGTPGSGAEWAYLSCGTWSLLGIEASGPYLTKEALAENFTNEVGHGGTIRFLRNIVGLWVLQECRREWVAGGKASSYAELCDEAAAPEVVPLRSLIHPASARFAEPGSMPKKVADYCRETGQPVPETPGQIVRCVIESLALLYGRTMDDLERVTGQKITRLNAVGGGIQNTLLMQAAADASGRIVLAGPAEATAAGNILLQGIALGHVSSLVALRQIVRASFQIESYQPNPETSAAWKEARVRFAALPVLD; translated from the coding sequence ATGCACCATTATCTGGCACTCGACTTCGGAGCCGAAAGCGGCCGCGTCATGCTCGGCACCCTCGACGGCGGCCTTCTCCGCCTGGAGGAGGTCCACCGCTTCCCCACGGGATCGCTCGCGATCTCGGGGACGCTCCGCTGGGACGTCCTCCGGTTCTACGACGAGGTCCGCACCGGCCTGCTGAAGGTCGCCAAGCGGGGCCTGGCCATCGAGGGGATCAGCACCGATTCGTGGGGCGTCGACTACGTCCTGGTGAAGGGGGACGAGCCGCTGCTCACCGTCCCCTACCATTACCGCGACGTCCGGACGAAGGAGGGCTTCGAGCGGGCCTTCGCGGTCGTCTCCAAGGAGGAGATCTACGCGCGGACCGGGATCCAGTTCATGACGTTGAACACGCTCTACCAGTTCCACGCCGACGTGATCGACCGCCCCGAGATCCTCGCCCAGGCCGACCGCTTCATCCTCATCGGCGATTACTTCAACTACCTCCTCTCCGGCCGCGCCGTCGCCGAGGCCTCCCTCGCCTCGACCACCCAGCTCTACAACCCGGAAAAGCAGGCCTGGGACGAGGCGCTGATCGGGAAGCTCGGCATTCCGGCCCGGCTCTTCCCCGAGGTCGTCCCCTCGGCGACGGTCCTCGGGCCGCTCCTTTCCGGCATCGTTCCCGAAGGATCGACCGGATTCGATGCGACGCAGATCATCGCCACCTGTTCCCACGACACCGCCGCCGCCGTCGCCGGGACGCCGGGGAGCGGGGCCGAGTGGGCCTACCTCAGCTGCGGCACCTGGTCCCTCCTCGGGATCGAGGCGTCGGGGCCTTACCTCACGAAGGAAGCCCTCGCCGAGAACTTCACCAACGAGGTCGGCCACGGCGGGACGATCCGCTTCCTGCGGAACATCGTCGGCCTCTGGGTCCTCCAGGAATGCCGCCGGGAGTGGGTCGCGGGCGGCAAGGCCTCTTCCTACGCCGAACTCTGCGACGAGGCGGCCGCCCCGGAGGTCGTCCCGCTCCGCAGCCTCATCCATCCCGCCTCGGCCCGCTTCGCCGAGCCGGGGTCGATGCCGAAGAAGGTCGCCGACTATTGCCGCGAGACCGGCCAGCCGGTCCCGGAGACCCCGGGCCAGATCGTCCGCTGCGTCATCGAGAGCCTCGCCCTTCTCTACGGACGGACGATGGACGACCTCGAGCGGGTCACCGGCCAGAAGATCACCCGGCTGAACGCCGTCGGCGGCGGCATCCAGAACACCCTCCTCATGCAGGCGGCGGCCGACGCCTCGGGTCGCATCGTCCTGGCCGGCCCCGCCGAGGCGACGGCGGCGGGGAACATCCTCCTCCAGGGGATCGCCCTCGGCCATGTCTCCTCCCTCGTCGCCCTGCGGCAGATCGTCCGCGCCTCGTTCCAGATCGAGTCGTATCAACCCAACCCCGAGACGTCCGCCGCCTGGAAGGAAGCGCGCGTCCGTTTCGCCGCGCTCCCCGTCCTCGACTAA
- a CDS encoding DeoR/GlpR family DNA-binding transcription regulator: MAKHLVEARRDRVAQLLRQHRYLPLQELCDQLSISEATARRDLAALADAKKVTRTYGGALSDYNETFTSFSERRNLSRAAKKQIAASAVALLKPGMTCYLDAGTTMLFFAEALRERPVHPLKIVTNNLLVAETLAGVPELEVHLLGGLLLRRQSVLLGEQARKNVAAWRFDVVFLGAEGMTGEGVFNSQKDVVEFQKAVAARAKRVVLCLDGAKLGRQAAAFLLPWSGVDRLLTDAAPAALRKHGIAPKAVASPSSS, translated from the coding sequence GTGGCAAAACACTTGGTCGAAGCGCGGCGGGATCGCGTGGCGCAGTTGTTGCGGCAGCACCGCTACCTGCCGCTCCAGGAGCTGTGCGACCAGCTCTCGATCTCCGAGGCGACGGCCCGGCGCGATCTGGCGGCCCTCGCCGACGCGAAGAAGGTGACCCGCACCTACGGCGGCGCCCTCTCCGATTACAACGAGACCTTCACCTCGTTCTCCGAGCGGCGGAACCTCTCCCGCGCGGCGAAGAAGCAGATCGCCGCCTCCGCCGTCGCCCTCCTCAAGCCGGGGATGACCTGCTACCTCGACGCCGGGACCACGATGCTCTTTTTCGCCGAGGCCCTCCGGGAGCGCCCGGTCCATCCGCTGAAGATCGTGACGAACAACCTCCTCGTCGCCGAGACCCTCGCCGGAGTCCCGGAGCTGGAGGTCCACCTCCTCGGCGGGCTGCTGCTGCGCCGCCAGTCGGTTCTCCTCGGGGAGCAGGCGCGGAAGAACGTGGCGGCGTGGCGCTTCGATGTCGTCTTCCTCGGGGCCGAGGGGATGACGGGAGAGGGGGTCTTCAATTCCCAGAAGGATGTCGTCGAATTCCAGAAGGCCGTCGCCGCCCGGGCGAAGCGCGTCGTCCTTTGCCTCGACGGGGCGAAACTCGGACGCCAGGCCGCCGCCTTCCTCCTCCCGTGGAGCGGCGTCGACCGCCTCCTGACCGACGCCGCCCCCGCCGCCCTCCGCAAGCACGGCATCGCGCCGAAGGCCGTGGCGTCGCCCTCCTCCTCTTGA